A single region of the Polycladomyces zharkentensis genome encodes:
- a CDS encoding cation:proton antiporter, with product MESKVMEIAQTEMYMFAMVFLLGLIATRLAERIRIPDVALFLILGMLVGPAGFNWIVQPGNSVAYQFIILIGSTLILFEGGRAIQFSVLKRVWITVTLLSVPGVLITAAIVTAAAVAVLKLPILYAALLAAVIASTDPATLIPVFRQVAVEPRVRQTVESESAFNDATGSILTFTVLGLILGETRFSAIDTIWSFIREAGGGLIVGILVGWLGLLFTSEHRIGLFRRYGTVVSLLVAIGSYLTAGGIHASGFMATFAAGVVFGNPDLFRLRIPEDTVSEIVLFGDTVTLLLRKLIFVLLGTQVNFAVLSQYWWQGVLVVLVLMFVARPLAVLACALPDRLARWRWREVFFFFWVRETGVIPAALSGMIVGAGVAHADVIAAVTFIAILFTIVLQASTTGVVARWLGVAVTKE from the coding sequence ATGGAATCCAAAGTAATGGAAATCGCACAAACCGAAATGTACATGTTTGCCATGGTCTTTCTGCTCGGGCTGATCGCCACCCGACTGGCGGAACGGATTCGCATCCCCGACGTCGCGTTATTCCTGATACTCGGCATGCTCGTCGGTCCGGCCGGATTCAACTGGATCGTACAGCCCGGCAACTCCGTTGCTTATCAGTTCATCATTTTGATCGGGTCCACCTTGATCCTGTTTGAAGGTGGGCGAGCGATTCAATTTTCCGTATTGAAGCGCGTATGGATCACGGTGACCCTGTTGTCCGTTCCCGGCGTGCTCATCACTGCCGCCATCGTGACAGCAGCGGCGGTCGCCGTATTGAAACTGCCGATCCTGTATGCTGCCTTGTTGGCTGCGGTGATCGCCTCGACCGATCCGGCGACATTGATTCCCGTCTTCCGCCAAGTCGCAGTGGAACCCCGGGTACGGCAAACCGTCGAATCGGAATCCGCGTTCAACGATGCCACCGGTTCGATTCTCACCTTCACGGTCCTGGGACTGATCCTCGGTGAAACCCGTTTTTCCGCCATCGATACCATCTGGAGTTTCATTCGTGAGGCCGGCGGCGGATTGATCGTCGGTATCCTGGTTGGCTGGTTGGGTTTGTTGTTCACATCCGAGCATCGAATCGGCCTGTTTCGCCGGTATGGTACAGTGGTCAGCCTGCTGGTGGCGATCGGTTCCTACCTGACAGCCGGGGGGATTCACGCCAGTGGTTTCATGGCCACTTTTGCCGCGGGCGTCGTCTTCGGCAACCCGGATCTGTTCCGGTTGCGCATCCCGGAGGACACCGTTTCGGAAATCGTCTTATTCGGAGACACCGTCACATTGCTGTTGCGCAAACTGATCTTCGTTCTGCTCGGGACGCAAGTCAATTTCGCCGTATTGTCCCAATACTGGTGGCAAGGCGTGCTGGTCGTGCTTGTGTTGATGTTTGTTGCACGTCCGCTTGCCGTGCTGGCATGCGCCCTTCCCGACCGGCTCGCGCGCTGGCGTTGGCGGGAAGTGTTTTTTTTCTTTTGGGTGCGGGAAACCGGCGTGATCCCTGCCGCCCTGTCCGGCATGATCGTCGGTGCCGGTGTCGCTCATGCCGATGTGATCGCGGCGGTCACATTTATCGCCATCCTGTTCACCATCGTGCTTCAGGCGAGCACCACCGGTGTGGTCGCCCGTTGGCTCGGTGTGGCTGTAACCAAAGAATGA
- a CDS encoding amino acid ABC transporter ATP-binding protein: MIQFRQVNKWFGDFHVLKDINLTIQAGEVVVILGPSGSGKSTLLRCINQLETVSDGEVIVDGVKMNDPKTNLNKARQEIGMVFQHFHLYPHKTVLENIMLAPMKVKKMPEEEARKIAEFYLQKVGIPEKANAYPSQLSGGQQQRVAIARGLAMKPKIMLFDEPTSALDPEMIGEVLDVMRTLAKEGMTMVVVTHEMGFAREVADRVIFMDEGRILEESEPETFFNNPKEERTRQFLSRILKH; encoded by the coding sequence ATCATTCAGTTCCGCCAGGTCAACAAATGGTTCGGTGATTTTCACGTTCTAAAAGACATCAACTTGACGATCCAAGCGGGCGAAGTGGTCGTGATTCTCGGACCCAGCGGATCGGGCAAAAGTACCTTGCTCCGCTGTATCAATCAGTTGGAAACGGTATCTGACGGCGAAGTGATCGTGGACGGGGTAAAAATGAACGACCCCAAAACCAATCTGAACAAAGCACGGCAGGAGATTGGCATGGTCTTCCAGCACTTTCATCTGTATCCTCACAAAACGGTGCTGGAAAATATCATGCTTGCCCCGATGAAAGTGAAAAAAATGCCGGAAGAGGAAGCGCGAAAGATTGCGGAATTTTACCTGCAAAAAGTGGGAATCCCGGAAAAAGCCAACGCCTATCCCTCCCAACTGTCGGGTGGCCAGCAGCAGCGTGTCGCGATCGCCAGGGGGTTGGCGATGAAGCCGAAGATCATGTTGTTTGACGAGCCGACTTCCGCACTCGATCCCGAAATGATCGGCGAAGTGTTGGATGTGATGCGAACGCTGGCCAAAGAAGGTATGACCATGGTGGTAGTGACCCACGAGATGGGGTTCGCGCGGGAAGTGGCGGACCGGGTGATCTTTATGGATGAAGGACGGATTTTGGAAGAATCCGAGCCGGAGACGTTTTTCAACAATCCGAAAGAAGAGCGGACCCGGCAGTTTTTAAGCAGAATTCTGAAACATTGA
- a CDS encoding glutamate ABC transporter substrate-binding protein: MRFWKRWLTLCLSVVLAFSLTACGDGSSADDSSLAAIKKRGKLVVGVKYDTNLFGYKDPADGQVKGFEIDLMREFAKRLLGDEKKVEFKEVTSKTRIKMLQSGDIDMIAATMTITDKRKKQVDFSRVYFMAGQSLLVPTNSSITGLKSLNGKVVATAKGATSGRNLEKLAPGVKIKEYENYADAFTALKSGQADAVTTDDSILMGMQQQDPTRFKLVGGQFTQEPYGIAVKKGNKDLLKALNDFLNDIMKDGTYQKLYRKWFKKNPPANIPAEAVQKSP; the protein is encoded by the coding sequence ATGCGTTTTTGGAAGCGTTGGTTGACGCTGTGTCTGTCTGTGGTGCTGGCGTTCTCCCTGACGGCGTGCGGTGATGGAAGCTCGGCCGACGATTCGTCGCTGGCAGCGATCAAAAAGCGGGGGAAATTGGTCGTCGGTGTCAAGTATGACACCAATCTGTTCGGCTACAAAGATCCCGCTGACGGTCAAGTCAAAGGTTTTGAAATCGATTTGATGCGCGAGTTTGCCAAGAGATTGCTGGGAGACGAAAAGAAAGTGGAGTTCAAGGAGGTCACCTCCAAAACGCGTATCAAGATGCTGCAAAGCGGCGATATCGACATGATCGCAGCGACGATGACCATCACCGACAAGCGGAAGAAACAGGTGGATTTCTCCCGCGTCTATTTCATGGCCGGACAATCCTTGCTAGTACCGACCAACAGTTCGATTACGGGGCTGAAATCTCTGAACGGAAAAGTGGTGGCCACGGCCAAAGGAGCCACGAGCGGCCGGAACTTGGAAAAATTGGCTCCCGGTGTGAAGATCAAGGAGTATGAAAACTATGCGGATGCATTCACAGCACTCAAGAGCGGTCAAGCGGATGCCGTGACGACCGACGACAGTATTTTGATGGGAATGCAGCAACAGGACCCCACCCGCTTCAAGCTCGTCGGCGGACAGTTTACGCAAGAGCCGTACGGGATTGCCGTGAAAAAGGGGAACAAGGATCTGCTGAAAGCGTTGAACGATTTCTTGAACGACATCATGAAGGATGGCACCTATCAGAAACTCTATCGGAAGTGGTTCAAAAAGAACCCGCCGGCCAATATTCCTGCTGAGGCAGTGCAAAAATCTCCGTGA
- a CDS encoding amino acid ABC transporter permease, which translates to MFDVAVLADYKQEFIDGFFVTLSASVLALGLSLAIGTFIAVLRLSGVRPLEILGTAYVEFFRNTPIVIQVFLFAIGLPTLGIRFSEFTSGVLGLSIYTGAFIAEALRAGIQSVPKGQMEAARSSGMSYVQAMRYVILPQAFKLVIPPLGNQFVNLVKNSSVLAIIAGGDLLYTADRVSSDTFEVALVYGFVALLYLVITLPLSLGVNWLERRLSKNH; encoded by the coding sequence ATGTTCGACGTAGCGGTTTTGGCCGATTACAAGCAGGAGTTTATCGACGGGTTCTTTGTCACGCTTTCGGCCAGTGTACTGGCATTGGGACTCAGTTTGGCCATCGGTACCTTCATCGCGGTGTTGCGGTTGTCCGGGGTGCGGCCATTGGAAATCCTGGGAACGGCTTATGTGGAGTTTTTTCGCAACACGCCCATTGTGATTCAGGTGTTTCTGTTTGCGATCGGACTCCCCACGTTGGGCATTCGGTTTTCTGAGTTCACCAGTGGCGTGTTGGGCCTGTCCATCTACACCGGGGCATTCATCGCCGAAGCGCTTCGGGCGGGGATCCAGTCCGTGCCGAAAGGACAGATGGAAGCGGCACGTTCATCCGGGATGAGTTATGTGCAGGCCATGCGGTACGTGATTTTGCCGCAAGCGTTTAAACTGGTCATCCCGCCGCTCGGCAACCAGTTTGTCAATCTGGTGAAAAACTCATCCGTTTTGGCCATCATCGCGGGTGGGGATTTGCTGTATACCGCAGATCGTGTTTCGTCGGATACGTTTGAGGTGGCACTCGTCTACGGCTTTGTCGCTTTGCTGTATCTGGTCATCACCCTGCCGCTCAGTCTGGGTGTCAACTGGTTGGAACGTCGGTTGAGTAAAAATCACTGA
- a CDS encoding amino acid ABC transporter permease, which yields MDLQHTFAPATLRSLMEGLLVTLEVAASAIVLSFVFGIILGILRYTKLPVLSQLAVLYIEVMRNLPLLLIIFFGYFGLRDMGIELPVTMAAITGLTVFTSALIAEIVRSGLNSVEKGQIEAARAQGFTYSQTLWYIILPQGLKRMIPPLVSQFITLVKDTSLAVVISLEEIMHNAQIVYNKYVNATIPLLILVAFIYFTINYSLSRVSRYLEKRLAG from the coding sequence GTGGATTTACAACACACATTCGCACCCGCAACGCTCCGTTCGTTGATGGAAGGACTACTGGTCACATTGGAAGTGGCGGCATCCGCCATTGTGCTCAGTTTCGTCTTCGGTATTATTCTGGGCATCCTGCGGTATACAAAATTGCCGGTATTGTCCCAGCTCGCGGTGTTGTACATTGAGGTGATGCGCAATTTGCCGCTGTTGCTCATCATCTTTTTCGGCTATTTCGGGTTGCGTGACATGGGGATCGAATTGCCCGTGACCATGGCGGCGATTACGGGGCTTACAGTATTCACCTCGGCGTTGATCGCTGAAATTGTGCGAAGTGGATTGAATTCGGTGGAAAAAGGGCAAATCGAAGCCGCACGTGCCCAAGGGTTCACCTATTCACAAACCTTGTGGTACATCATCCTGCCACAGGGCCTCAAACGCATGATCCCGCCGTTGGTCAGCCAGTTCATCACGTTGGTGAAGGACACATCGCTTGCGGTTGTGATCAGTTTGGAAGAGATCATGCACAACGCGCAGATCGTTTACAACAAGTACGTGAATGCGACCATCCCGTTGCTGATCTTGGTGGCGTTTATCTATTTCACCATCAATTACAGCCTCTCGAGAGTGAGCCGGTATTTGGAAAAACGGTTGGCAGGCTGA
- a CDS encoding DedA family protein — MGEFIQSFLQWLADLGYLGIALGLMVEVIPSEIVLAYGGYLVSRGEVTFVGAVIAGTIGGVLAQLFLYWAGYYGGRPFLEKYGKYILINKKHLDVAEEWFQRYGAGVIFGARFIPVVRHAISIPAGIAKMSWIKFTAYTTAAIIPWSIFFIYIGWELGDRWEDFKEIAEPYVQPLAIVAVILLVGYVLIQSMKRKRAQNNG, encoded by the coding sequence ATGGGCGAATTTATTCAATCCTTTTTACAGTGGTTGGCGGATCTTGGTTATTTGGGGATTGCTCTGGGGTTGATGGTAGAAGTGATCCCGAGCGAAATTGTCCTCGCTTACGGGGGATACCTAGTTTCCCGAGGGGAAGTGACGTTTGTGGGTGCCGTGATCGCCGGTACGATCGGCGGTGTGTTGGCACAGTTGTTCCTTTACTGGGCAGGGTATTATGGCGGTCGCCCCTTCTTGGAAAAATACGGGAAATACATCCTCATCAACAAAAAGCATCTCGATGTGGCGGAAGAGTGGTTTCAGCGCTATGGGGCGGGCGTCATCTTCGGGGCCCGTTTCATCCCGGTCGTGCGTCATGCCATCTCAATCCCGGCCGGAATTGCGAAAATGTCGTGGATCAAATTTACGGCGTATACCACGGCGGCCATCATCCCGTGGTCGATTTTCTTTATTTACATCGGTTGGGAGCTGGGAGATCGCTGGGAAGACTTCAAAGAAATCGCCGAACCGTATGTACAGCCGTTGGCGATCGTTGCGGTGATTTTGCTCGTCGGTTATGTGTTGATCCAATCGATGAAGAGAAAACGTGCACAAAACAATGGTTGA
- a CDS encoding twin-arginine translocase TatA/TatE family subunit translates to MHMPSLSGWIIILVIALLVFGPSKLPQLGKSLGSALREFKEAVGGVGKDDQNKDKTST, encoded by the coding sequence ATGCACATGCCTTCGTTGAGCGGATGGATCATTATTTTGGTCATCGCGCTGTTGGTGTTCGGTCCGAGCAAGTTGCCGCAGTTGGGTAAATCACTCGGCAGTGCCTTGCGGGAGTTCAAAGAAGCAGTCGGCGGTGTGGGCAAAGACGATCAAAACAAAGATAAAACCAGCACCTGA
- a CDS encoding YbdD/YjiX family protein, translated as MDGWLARCLRPFKAVADYLNAIAGVPDYQRYLEHMRRHHPDQQPMSEKEFHRWATDEKYGGKGIRRCC; from the coding sequence ATGGACGGTTGGTTGGCGCGTTGCCTGCGCCCGTTCAAGGCCGTAGCCGACTATCTGAACGCCATCGCCGGCGTGCCTGACTATCAAAGATACTTGGAACACATGCGCCGCCACCATCCCGACCAACAACCCATGTCAGAAAAGGAATTTCACCGCTGGGCCACCGATGAAAAATATGGCGGCAAAGGCATCCGGCGCTGTTGTTGA
- a CDS encoding carbon starvation CstA family protein, producing the protein MNKWASVLLWGLISAAGAAGFAVLALNRGETVNAAWMLVAAICTYAIAYRFYSRFLANKVFGLDDNRQTPAERINDGKDYVPTNKWVLFGHHFAAIAGAGPLVGPILAAQMGYLPGTLWILVGVVLGGAVQDFIILFGSMRRNGKSLGEMAKQEIGPVGGFIALFAILGIMIILLAVLALVVVKALAHSPWGMFTIAATIPIALFMGVYMRYIRPGRVLETSLIGFGLLLLSLYLGQYVSKHPTLSDMFTFEGTTIAWMMIIYGFVASVIPVWLLLAPRDYLSTFLKIGTIGALALGILLVLPPLQMPAFTKFIDGTGPVFAGDLFPFVFITIACGAVSGFHSLVSSGTTPKMIARESHARSIGYGAMLMESFVAIMAMIAACALTPGVYFAMNSPAAAIGTDVVTAAKTITSWGFTLTPDQLQTLAKDIGEQTLLSRTGGAPTLAVGMAQIFSAVIGGKALMAFWYHFAILFEAVFILTTIDAGTRVGRFMLQDLLGHFHKKLGDTSNYFANVLASGLVVAAWGYFLYQGVVDPLGGINTLWPLFGIANQMLAVVALVVGTTILLKMGKTRYAWVTLLPTAWLTTVTMTAGWQKLFDPSAKVSFLAAADKYQAAINAGKVLPPAQSMEEMHRIVLNNQIDAILTAIFMLLVTLIILDALRVWYKLIIKRERLPLMETPYTPVTSTR; encoded by the coding sequence ATGAACAAATGGGCTTCCGTGTTGCTTTGGGGATTGATCTCCGCGGCAGGTGCGGCTGGTTTCGCCGTTTTGGCACTCAATCGCGGTGAGACGGTGAATGCGGCATGGATGCTGGTGGCTGCCATCTGCACCTATGCCATCGCGTACCGTTTTTACAGCCGCTTTTTGGCAAACAAGGTTTTTGGTTTGGATGACAATCGGCAAACGCCGGCTGAACGCATCAATGACGGCAAAGACTACGTACCCACCAACAAGTGGGTATTGTTCGGCCACCATTTCGCCGCCATCGCCGGCGCGGGACCGTTGGTCGGCCCGATTTTGGCCGCGCAAATGGGATATCTTCCCGGTACCTTGTGGATTCTGGTCGGTGTGGTATTGGGCGGCGCCGTGCAGGACTTCATCATTCTGTTCGGATCCATGCGCCGCAACGGCAAATCACTCGGAGAAATGGCAAAACAGGAGATCGGGCCGGTTGGCGGATTTATCGCGCTGTTCGCCATCCTCGGCATCATGATCATCTTGTTGGCCGTTTTGGCTTTGGTTGTGGTGAAAGCGCTCGCACACAGTCCGTGGGGCATGTTCACCATCGCCGCGACGATTCCGATCGCCTTGTTCATGGGTGTGTACATGCGTTATATCCGCCCGGGGCGCGTGCTGGAAACGTCGCTGATCGGTTTCGGCCTGCTGTTGCTATCCCTGTATCTGGGACAGTATGTGTCGAAGCATCCCACGTTGTCCGACATGTTCACCTTTGAAGGCACCACGATCGCCTGGATGATGATCATCTACGGCTTTGTCGCCTCCGTCATCCCCGTGTGGCTGCTGTTGGCACCGCGCGATTATCTGAGCACGTTCCTGAAAATTGGCACGATCGGCGCTTTGGCGCTGGGCATTCTGCTGGTGTTGCCACCTTTGCAAATGCCGGCGTTCACCAAGTTTATCGACGGTACGGGTCCGGTGTTTGCCGGTGATTTGTTCCCGTTTGTCTTCATCACGATCGCATGTGGTGCCGTTTCCGGGTTCCACTCGCTGGTTTCCTCCGGAACGACACCGAAGATGATCGCACGCGAATCCCATGCTCGTTCGATCGGATACGGTGCCATGTTGATGGAATCTTTCGTTGCGATCATGGCGATGATCGCGGCTTGCGCGCTGACACCCGGTGTCTACTTCGCAATGAACAGCCCCGCTGCCGCGATCGGCACCGATGTGGTGACCGCGGCGAAGACGATCACCTCGTGGGGCTTCACCCTGACACCGGACCAATTACAAACCTTGGCCAAGGACATCGGGGAGCAAACCCTGCTGTCCAGAACCGGCGGTGCGCCCACACTGGCGGTCGGTATGGCGCAAATCTTCTCTGCTGTTATCGGTGGAAAAGCGTTGATGGCCTTCTGGTATCACTTTGCGATTTTGTTTGAAGCCGTTTTCATTCTGACGACGATCGATGCCGGTACGCGTGTCGGGCGGTTCATGCTGCAGGATCTGCTCGGACACTTCCACAAAAAATTGGGTGATACGTCCAACTATTTTGCCAATGTGCTGGCCAGCGGTTTGGTCGTGGCGGCTTGGGGATACTTCCTCTATCAAGGGGTTGTCGATCCGCTCGGTGGCATCAACACGCTGTGGCCGCTGTTCGGGATCGCCAACCAGATGCTGGCCGTCGTCGCACTGGTCGTCGGCACGACCATTCTCCTGAAAATGGGCAAAACCCGTTACGCCTGGGTGACCCTGCTGCCGACCGCCTGGCTGACCACCGTCACCATGACAGCCGGATGGCAGAAACTGTTCGATCCCAGCGCCAAAGTCAGCTTCCTGGCAGCAGCCGACAAATACCAAGCGGCCATCAACGCCGGCAAAGTGTTGCCTCCCGCGCAATCGATGGAGGAAATGCACCGCATCGTGCTGAACAACCAGATCGACGCCATTTTGACGGCCATCTTCATGTTGTTGGTCACCCTGATCATTCTGGATGCGTTACGCGTATGGTATAAATTGATCATTAAGCGGGAACGCTTGCCGCTCATGGAAACACCCTACACACCGGTAACGTCGACCCGATGA
- the gatC gene encoding Asp-tRNA(Asn)/Glu-tRNA(Gln) amidotransferase subunit GatC yields MAISKEQVQHVAQLARLALTKEEVEQFTTQLNDILHFAEKLNELDTENVEPTTHVLPLANVLREDEVRPSVPRDKALANAPEKQDGMFRVPAVFEE; encoded by the coding sequence ATGGCCATTTCCAAGGAACAAGTGCAGCATGTCGCGCAACTGGCGCGTTTGGCGTTGACGAAAGAGGAAGTGGAGCAGTTCACCACGCAGTTGAACGATATTCTTCACTTTGCGGAAAAATTGAACGAATTGGACACGGAAAACGTGGAACCGACCACTCACGTGTTGCCGCTGGCCAACGTATTGCGCGAAGATGAAGTGCGCCCGTCTGTTCCGCGTGACAAAGCACTGGCCAACGCACCGGAAAAACAGGACGGCATGTTCCGTGTGCCGGCCGTATTTGAGGAGTAA
- the gatA gene encoding Asp-tRNA(Asn)/Glu-tRNA(Gln) amidotransferase subunit GatA, whose product MSLLRESLNSIHSRLANRELTVSDLVDASLARIREVDEQVRAFLTVDEEGARKRAETLDRERMESDQRGLLFGLPAGIKDNICTEGLKTTCASRLLANYEPIYSATVMKKLEQAQAVTIGKMNMDEFAMGSSTENSGFYPTYNPWDLNRVPGGSSGGSAAAVAAGEVYFALGSDTGGSIRQPAAYCGVVGLKPTYGRVSRFGLVAFASSLDQIGPLTKNVEDAAYVLQAIAGHDPMDSTSADVEVPDYLSALTGDVKGLKVAVPKEMMGEGIHPGVREKVQQALRVLESLGAVIEEVSLPHSEYAVATYYLLAPAEASSNLARYDGVRYGVRVEADSLVEMYKQTRSQGFGSEVKRRIMLGTYSLSSGYYDAYYLKAQKVRTLIKQDFDRVFEQYDVIVGPTAPTTAFKIGEKVDDPLTMYLNDILTIPVNLAGLPAISVPCGLSDGLPVGLQIIGKAFDESTVLRVAHAYEQHGERLPEPTIGGAEA is encoded by the coding sequence ATGTCACTGTTGAGAGAATCGCTGAACTCGATACATAGCCGTCTGGCGAATCGCGAATTGACGGTATCTGATTTGGTGGATGCGTCGCTCGCCCGGATTCGCGAAGTGGACGAGCAGGTACGGGCGTTTTTGACGGTGGATGAAGAGGGGGCCCGGAAACGGGCGGAAACCTTGGACCGGGAACGGATGGAGTCAGATCAGCGGGGACTCTTGTTCGGATTGCCGGCGGGAATCAAGGACAACATTTGTACGGAAGGGCTGAAAACCACGTGCGCCAGCCGACTGTTGGCCAACTATGAACCGATTTACTCGGCCACGGTGATGAAGAAGCTGGAACAAGCCCAGGCCGTCACGATCGGCAAAATGAACATGGACGAGTTTGCGATGGGATCGTCGACGGAAAACTCCGGGTTTTACCCGACATACAACCCATGGGACCTCAACCGCGTCCCCGGCGGTTCCAGCGGGGGATCGGCCGCCGCCGTCGCCGCGGGAGAAGTGTATTTCGCGCTCGGATCGGACACCGGCGGATCGATTCGGCAACCGGCCGCGTATTGCGGGGTTGTCGGGTTGAAACCCACTTACGGGCGGGTGTCCCGGTTCGGTTTGGTCGCGTTTGCTTCTTCGCTGGATCAGATCGGGCCGCTGACGAAAAACGTGGAAGATGCGGCGTATGTGTTGCAGGCGATTGCCGGACATGACCCGATGGATTCCACCTCGGCCGATGTGGAGGTGCCGGATTATCTCTCCGCGTTGACGGGGGATGTGAAAGGGCTCAAAGTGGCCGTTCCCAAGGAGATGATGGGAGAAGGCATTCATCCGGGCGTTCGCGAGAAGGTGCAGCAGGCGTTGCGGGTGCTGGAAAGCCTGGGTGCCGTCATCGAGGAAGTTTCCCTGCCGCATTCCGAGTATGCCGTGGCCACGTATTACCTGCTGGCTCCGGCGGAAGCGTCCTCCAACCTCGCTCGTTACGACGGGGTGCGCTACGGTGTGCGCGTCGAAGCGGACTCGTTGGTGGAAATGTACAAACAGACGCGCAGCCAAGGGTTCGGCAGCGAGGTGAAACGCCGGATCATGTTGGGTACGTACTCTCTCAGCTCCGGTTATTACGATGCCTACTATCTGAAGGCACAAAAGGTGCGTACCTTGATCAAGCAGGACTTTGACCGGGTTTTCGAGCAATATGACGTCATCGTCGGACCGACTGCACCGACCACCGCTTTCAAAATCGGGGAAAAGGTCGACGATCCGCTTACGATGTATCTGAACGACATCCTCACCATTCCGGTAAACCTGGCAGGGCTGCCGGCGATCAGCGTGCCGTGCGGACTGTCTGACGGACTGCCGGTCGGTCTGCAAATCATCGGCAAGGCGTTTGACGAATCCACGGTGTTGCGGGTGGCTCATGCCTACGAGCAGCACGGGGAACGTTTGCCGGAGCCGACGATCGGAGGTGCGGAAGCATGA
- the gatB gene encoding Asp-tRNA(Asn)/Glu-tRNA(Gln) amidotransferase subunit GatB: MTQFETVIGLEVHVELSTKTKIFCGCSTEFGAPPNTHTCPICLGHPGVLPVLNRQAVEYAMKAAMALNCEIAEYSKFDRKNYFYPDLPKAYQISQYDQPIGRNGWIEIEVNGEKKRIGITRVHLEEDAGKLNHMDNEDGSLVDFNRVGVPLIEIVSEPDLRSPQEARAYLEKLKAIMQYTGVSDVKMEEGSLRCDANISLRPVGSEKFGTKTELKNLNSFRNVERGLEYEQKRQAEILSQGGEITQQTLRWLEDEGRTKVMRSKEEAHDYRYFPEPDLVRLHIDADWKERVRATIPELPDARQARYTKEYGLSDYDAGLLTASKVIADFFDQTVEAGAEPKAAANWIASELLGYLNAYDKELADTRITPQGLAGMIGLIQNGTISTKIAKKVFKELVEKGGDPKRIVEEKGLVQISDEGQLRQIVEQVLAENQQSVEDYRNGKDRALGYLVGQVMKLTKGKANPQLVNQLIREQINA; this comes from the coding sequence ATGACACAGTTTGAGACGGTTATCGGATTGGAAGTGCACGTGGAGCTCTCCACCAAAACGAAAATTTTCTGTGGTTGTTCCACCGAATTCGGCGCTCCGCCGAACACGCACACTTGCCCGATTTGCCTGGGGCATCCCGGCGTGCTTCCCGTGTTGAACCGGCAAGCTGTGGAATACGCGATGAAGGCGGCGATGGCACTCAACTGTGAGATCGCCGAATACAGCAAATTCGACCGGAAAAACTACTTCTACCCCGATTTGCCCAAGGCCTATCAAATTTCGCAGTATGACCAGCCGATCGGTCGTAACGGGTGGATTGAAATTGAAGTGAACGGGGAGAAGAAACGGATCGGGATCACGCGTGTCCATCTTGAGGAGGACGCGGGCAAACTGAACCATATGGATAACGAGGATGGTTCACTGGTCGACTTCAACCGCGTGGGTGTCCCGCTGATCGAGATCGTCTCCGAGCCGGATCTGCGTTCGCCGCAGGAAGCACGGGCGTATCTCGAAAAATTGAAGGCGATTATGCAATATACCGGGGTCTCCGATGTGAAAATGGAAGAAGGATCACTCCGGTGTGACGCCAACATCAGTCTGCGTCCGGTTGGTTCCGAGAAGTTCGGTACCAAAACCGAGCTGAAAAACCTGAACTCGTTCCGCAACGTGGAACGCGGTCTGGAATACGAACAGAAGCGGCAAGCGGAAATCCTCTCCCAAGGGGGTGAAATCACCCAACAAACGTTGCGGTGGTTGGAGGATGAAGGACGAACCAAAGTGATGCGCAGCAAAGAGGAGGCGCACGATTACCGCTACTTCCCGGAGCCGGATCTGGTCCGTCTGCACATTGACGCTGATTGGAAAGAACGGGTACGGGCCACGATTCCGGAGCTGCCGGATGCACGTCAAGCCCGTTATACCAAGGAGTACGGCTTGTCCGACTATGATGCCGGTTTGCTTACTGCTTCCAAGGTGATCGCCGACTTTTTCGACCAAACGGTGGAAGCCGGTGCGGAACCGAAAGCGGCGGCCAACTGGATCGCAAGTGAATTGCTGGGCTATCTTAATGCCTATGACAAAGAACTGGCCGACACGCGCATCACGCCACAAGGGTTGGCAGGTATGATCGGGTTGATCCAAAACGGAACGATCAGCACCAAAATCGCCAAGAAAGTGTTCAAGGAATTGGTCGAAAAAGGCGGGGACCCAAAACGGATCGTCGAGGAAAAAGGGTTGGTACAGATCAGCGATGAGGGGCAATTGCGGCAGATCGTGGAGCAGGTGTTGGCCGAGAACCAGCAGTCGGTGGAAGATTACCGCAACGGAAAAGACCGCGCTCTGGGATATCTCGTGGGACAAGTGATGAAACTGACCAAAGGCAAGGCCAATCCGCAGTTGGTCAACCAACTGATCCGGGAACAGATCAACGCTTGA